The Bryobacteraceae bacterium genome includes a window with the following:
- a CDS encoding hypothetical protein (possible pseudo, frameshifted): MEQGLKSQFLGALLVVLTLTAIICAGINYQQQRRYHLPEDGATWMDSAQGGGSRVVAVYVRPGGPADRAGIRPGDVLLRIAPIENAPAVEVRQATDVVQLLFRTGVWGKAGYTLERGGVEISAKVIVADANRDRALYAQYAVGAAYLIIGLFVFFRRNRAPKALHFYLLCLASFILHSFHYTGKLNAFDTAVYAANVVAGLLAPALFLHFCLTFPEGRRAFPLRHVVSIYLPAVSLIVLQLGFAAGVVRSAVPLVELSWLLDRIWLGLYSACYLAGAALLHWNFRRAEDPIQRQQLKWLRNGALAGMVPFTLFYAAPFAAGLVPTETMRLSVLFLAFLPLAWAYAILRYRLMDVDIIFQQGYVYLLATLAVLGIVSLLVYALGRREELSPTAVMLLVLIAALVFEPLRHWIQEQLDRHVFYKDRFDHRRTLLSFARELTSEMDLDRTLRSVGERLLSTLSVDHVAFFLSKEDGGFRLHSALDRDGALLHLQKEPLDLSFLPESPQEPYLFFERTQHALDIVSRRLPPPVRETLALLDLTYYLPCRFRGRTLAWLGVSRTTKGDFLTSEDIDLLISLSGYIAMAVENARLYRSLADKVEQYERLKEFSENIVESINVGILAADLEDRVESWNSQLERLTGVPRSAALGRRLGELFPPELAVHFDALRAETEVHQLYKIALRRSSLQRSGSGGNGDGGGQAEPRDAIVNLAIAPLVTRDGQRIGRLIIFDDVTEREELERRLIQADKLSSIGLLAAGVAHEVNTPLAVISTYAQMLAKQLMGDEQKTRLLDKIARQTFRASEIVNSLLNFSRTSGTEFEPLDLNRVIRDTVSLLEHQLEKNGIEVVYELAPDAPPIRGNTGKLQQVFLNLLLNARDAMADLPPGAPRRLVLRTASDGATVRVEVRDTGPGIPPEHLPRIFDPFFTTKGARKGTGLGLSVSYGIVEEHGGLIEAGSLPSGGAVFRLEFPAVNRKTADASA, encoded by the coding sequence GTGGAACAGGGACTGAAAAGCCAGTTCCTTGGCGCGTTGCTCGTGGTGCTGACGCTGACGGCGATCATCTGCGCCGGCATCAACTACCAGCAGCAGCGGCGCTACCACCTGCCTGAAGACGGCGCGACGTGGATGGACTCCGCGCAGGGCGGGGGATCGCGCGTGGTGGCGGTTTATGTCCGGCCGGGCGGACCCGCGGACAGGGCGGGAATCCGGCCCGGGGACGTGCTGCTGAGGATCGCGCCGATTGAGAACGCCCCCGCGGTGGAAGTGCGCCAGGCGACCGACGTGGTCCAGCTTCTGTTCCGCACGGGAGTCTGGGGCAAGGCGGGCTACACGCTGGAGCGGGGCGGCGTGGAGATCTCGGCCAAGGTGATCGTGGCCGACGCCAACCGCGACCGCGCTCTCTACGCGCAGTATGCGGTTGGGGCGGCGTACCTGATCATCGGCCTGTTTGTCTTCTTCCGCCGCAACCGCGCGCCCAAGGCGCTGCACTTCTATCTGCTGTGCCTGGCCAGCTTCATTCTCCACAGTTTCCACTACACGGGCAAGCTGAACGCCTTTGACACGGCCGTTTACGCCGCCAATGTTGTCGCCGGGCTGCTGGCGCCGGCCCTGTTCCTGCATTTCTGCCTCACCTTTCCGGAAGGCCGCCGGGCGTTCCCGCTGCGCCACGTCGTGTCGATCTATCTGCCTGCCGTCTCGCTGATCGTGCTGCAGCTGGGCTTCGCCGCCGGCGTGGTGCGCAGCGCCGTGCCTCTGGTGGAGCTGTCCTGGCTGCTGGACCGCATCTGGCTGGGGCTGTACTCGGCCTGCTACCTGGCCGGAGCGGCGCTGTTGCACTGGAACTTCCGCCGGGCGGAGGATCCGATTCAGCGGCAGCAGCTGAAATGGCTGCGCAACGGCGCGCTGGCGGGCATGGTTCCGTTCACGCTGTTCTACGCCGCGCCCTTCGCTGCCGGGCTCGTGCCGACGGAGACGATGCGGCTGAGCGTGCTGTTCCTGGCCTTCCTGCCCCTGGCGTGGGCGTACGCCATCCTGCGCTACCGCCTGATGGACGTCGACATCATCTTCCAGCAGGGTTATGTGTACCTGCTGGCGACGCTGGCGGTGCTGGGTATCGTTTCGCTGCTCGTCTACGCGCTGGGGCGGCGCGAGGAGCTCAGCCCCACGGCGGTGATGCTGCTGGTGCTGATCGCGGCGCTGGTGTTCGAGCCGCTGCGGCACTGGATTCAGGAGCAGCTCGACCGCCATGTCTTTTACAAGGACCGTTTCGATCACCGCCGCACGCTGCTGAGCTTCGCCCGCGAGCTGACCTCCGAAATGGATCTCGACCGGACGCTGCGCAGCGTGGGCGAGAGGCTGCTGTCGACGCTGTCGGTGGACCATGTGGCGTTCTTTCTGTCGAAGGAAGACGGCGGTTTCCGCCTGCACTCGGCCCTGGACCGCGACGGCGCGCTGCTGCACCTGCAGAAGGAGCCGCTCGATCTGTCCTTCCTGCCCGAATCGCCGCAGGAGCCCTACCTGTTTTTTGAACGCACGCAGCATGCGCTCGACATCGTTTCGCGCCGGCTGCCTCCGCCGGTGCGCGAGACGCTGGCGCTGCTGGATCTCACCTACTACCTTCCCTGCCGTTTCCGCGGGCGCACGCTGGCGTGGCTGGGCGTCAGCCGCACGACCAAGGGCGACTTCCTCACGTCGGAGGACATCGACCTGCTGATCTCGCTGTCCGGCTACATCGCCATGGCGGTCGAAAACGCGCGGCTGTACCGCTCGCTGGCGGACAAAGTGGAGCAGTACGAGCGGCTGAAAGAGTTCAGCGAGAACATCGTCGAGTCGATCAACGTCGGCATCCTCGCCGCCGATCTCGAAGACCGCGTGGAAAGCTGGAATTCGCAGCTGGAACGGCTGACCGGAGTGCCTCGCTCGGCTGCGCTCGGGCGCCGTCTCGGCGAGCTGTTCCCGCCCGAGCTGGCCGTGCATTTCGACGCCCTGCGCGCGGAGACCGAGGTGCATCAGCTGTACAAGATCGCGCTGCGGCGCTCGTCGCTGCAGAGGTCCGGTTCCGGAGGCAACGGCGATGGCGGCGGGCAGGCGGAGCCGCGCGACGCCATTGTGAACCTGGCCATCGCCCCGCTGGTGACCAGGGACGGCCAGAGGATCGGACGGCTGATCATCTTCGACGACGTCACGGAGCGCGAAGAACTGGAGCGGCGGCTCATTCAGGCCGACAAGCTGAGCTCGATCGGCCTGCTGGCGGCGGGCGTCGCGCATGAAGTGAACACGCCGCTGGCCGTCATCTCGACCTACGCGCAGATGCTGGCCAAGCAGCTGATGGGAGACGAGCAGAAGACGCGCCTGCTGGACAAGATTGCGCGGCAGACGTTCCGCGCCTCCGAGATCGTCAACTCGCTGCTGAATTTCTCGCGCACTTCCGGCACCGAGTTCGAGCCGCTGGACCTGAACCGCGTGATCCGCGACACGGTCTCCCTGCTCGAGCATCAGCTGGAAAAGAACGGCATCGAAGTCGTCTACGAGCTGGCGCCGGACGCGCCGCCGATCCGCGGCAACACGGGCAAGCTGCAGCAGGTGTTCCTGAACCTGCTGCTGAACGCCCGCGACGCGATGGCGGACCTGCCTCCGGGAGCGCCGCGGCGCCTGGTGCTGCGCACGGCCTCCGACGGCGCGACGGTGCGCGTGGAGGTGCGCGACACGGGGCCCGGCATTCCGCCCGAGCACCTTCCGCGGATCTTCGATCCGTTTTTCACGACCAAGGGGGCGCGGAAGGGCACGGGTCTCGGCCTGAGCGTCAGTTATGGCATTGTGGAAGAGCATGGCGGCCTGATCGAAGCCGGGTCGCTGCCTTCCGGCGGCGCGGTGTTCCGGCTCGAATTCCCCGCCGTGAACCGGAAGACTGCGGATGCCTCTGCCTGA
- the ggtB gene encoding gamma-glutamyltransferase produces MRSAFVLLGFPLIPLMAWQETDPTARQVAPPPQYEQARPLIVSKHGIVAASNYLASQAAAKILEQGGNAVDAAIAANAMTGLVQPFVNGIGGDLFAIVYEAKTGRVYGLNSSGWAPAALTLDWVRSQKVKINERTKKFEDLSVHTVTVPGCVAGWHALRERFGTKTFSEILAPAIQFAENGFALPAVSARSLVQRRYLQQPGFRETYLAAGERPQPGDLFRNPALAATLRRIAAQGRDGFYKGELAERMVRFLREQGGAHTVEDFAEFVPEWVEPISTEYRGWTVYELPPNGQGVAALAMLNIMERFPLGEYGQNSAAALHVMIEAKKLAYADMERYVGDPRFTPVPVKQMLSKELAAERAKLIDMRKASCRVLPSELKESLAAKGSDTIYLSVVDRDGNIVSLIQSNYGGYGTGLVAPGAGFTFHNRGASFDIEPGKPNSLAGRKRPLHTIIPALMKKGDTVIGFGIMGGWNQSQAHAQFVSNIVDFGMNVQQALEAPRFTKTTFDGCDVQIESRIPENIRTELQRRGHLVQPAAPYSSVFGFGSAVVFESGRKVQMAGTDPRVDGAAVLEMPPMQPIK; encoded by the coding sequence ATGCGGTCCGCTTTCGTGCTTCTGGGATTCCCGTTGATTCCGCTGATGGCCTGGCAGGAGACCGACCCAACGGCGCGGCAGGTGGCGCCGCCGCCGCAGTACGAGCAGGCGCGGCCGCTGATCGTCTCCAAACACGGCATCGTGGCTGCATCGAACTACCTCGCGTCGCAGGCAGCGGCGAAAATTCTCGAGCAGGGCGGCAACGCCGTGGATGCGGCCATCGCGGCCAATGCGATGACCGGACTCGTGCAGCCGTTCGTCAACGGAATCGGCGGCGACCTGTTCGCCATCGTCTACGAGGCGAAGACAGGCAGGGTCTACGGACTGAATTCGAGCGGCTGGGCGCCGGCTGCGCTGACGCTCGACTGGGTGCGCAGCCAGAAGGTCAAGATCAACGAGCGCACGAAGAAGTTCGAGGATCTGAGCGTGCACACGGTGACCGTGCCCGGCTGCGTGGCCGGATGGCACGCGCTGCGGGAGCGGTTCGGCACGAAAACATTTTCCGAGATTCTTGCTCCGGCCATCCAGTTCGCCGAAAACGGCTTTGCGCTGCCGGCGGTGAGCGCGCGGTCGCTGGTGCAGCGGCGGTATCTGCAGCAGCCGGGGTTCAGGGAGACCTATCTGGCGGCGGGCGAGCGGCCGCAGCCGGGCGACCTGTTCCGCAACCCGGCTCTGGCGGCGACGCTGCGCCGCATCGCCGCGCAGGGGCGCGACGGATTCTACAAGGGCGAGCTCGCCGAGCGCATGGTGCGTTTTCTCCGCGAGCAGGGCGGCGCGCATACGGTGGAGGATTTCGCCGAATTCGTGCCGGAGTGGGTGGAGCCGATCTCGACCGAGTACCGCGGCTGGACCGTGTACGAGCTGCCGCCCAACGGGCAAGGCGTGGCGGCGCTGGCCATGTTGAACATCATGGAACGCTTCCCGCTGGGCGAGTATGGGCAAAATTCGGCCGCCGCGCTCCACGTGATGATTGAAGCCAAGAAGCTCGCCTACGCCGACATGGAGCGCTACGTGGGCGATCCGCGGTTCACGCCGGTTCCGGTGAAGCAGATGCTGTCCAAAGAGCTGGCCGCGGAACGGGCGAAGCTCATCGACATGCGGAAAGCCTCCTGCCGCGTGCTGCCGAGCGAGCTGAAGGAATCGCTGGCTGCCAAGGGAAGCGACACGATCTACCTTTCCGTGGTCGACCGGGACGGAAACATCGTGAGCCTGATCCAGTCCAATTACGGCGGCTATGGGACCGGGCTGGTGGCGCCCGGCGCCGGGTTCACGTTCCACAACCGCGGCGCAAGCTTCGACATCGAGCCCGGCAAGCCGAACTCGCTCGCCGGACGCAAGCGCCCGCTGCACACGATCATTCCCGCCCTGATGAAGAAAGGCGACACGGTGATCGGCTTCGGCATCATGGGCGGGTGGAACCAGAGCCAGGCGCATGCGCAGTTTGTTTCAAACATTGTTGACTTCGGCATGAACGTACAGCAGGCGCTCGAGGCGCCGCGCTTCACGAAGACGACATTCGACGGCTGCGACGTGCAGATCGAAAGCCGGATTCCGGAAAACATCCGGACCGAGCTGCAACGGCGCGGACATCTCGTGCAGCCCGCGGCGCCCTATTCAAGCGTGTTCGGGTTCGGCAGCGCGGTGGTGTTCGAGAGCGGGCGGAAGGTGCAGATGGCAGGCACGGATCCGAGAGTGGACGGCGCCGCGGTGCTGGAGATGCCGCCCATGCAACCGATCAAGTAA
- a CDS encoding dihydroorotase, which yields MELTVLRQGRIIDGTGRPAFLGDVAIRGDRIEAVERFVEAAEAREIDCRGLAVAPGFIDAHSHGDLQVLEGRREKLAQGVTAEVVGNCGFSPYPMEGDGAGLREFAGGILGGEGAWGWRSAQEYLEEAARRGSAHVVSLAGHGSLRVAAAGHRQGALTAGEMDRLEGLLDDALAAGAAGLSTGLMYAPGSSAPFEELERLCRIVARRGKIHATHMRDYFSRVVEALEEQIELARRTGCRLQISHLQIAGSRNWHLQDRLMERMERARAEGIDIAFDCYPYTAGSTVITQALPQWALDGGLQGLMARLRDAAERKKIAAAVRQSIEWRWSDIVVSAAVTEQGRRAVGRSLAELAEERAEDPVSVMLDLIFAEGGQVIIVTQNQCEENLRRTITHPLALVGSDGFYVRGKPHPRLYGTFPFLLGAIVRRRRWMSLEEAVHRITQAPAERFGMERRGVLARGAEADVTVFDPETTDSPATYERPEQPPSGIRYVFRGGRLTWRGGAG from the coding sequence GTGGAGCTGACCGTTCTCAGGCAGGGCCGGATCATCGATGGCACGGGCAGGCCTGCGTTTCTGGGCGACGTGGCGATCCGGGGAGACCGCATCGAAGCCGTGGAGCGGTTTGTCGAAGCCGCCGAAGCGCGCGAGATCGACTGCCGCGGCCTGGCCGTGGCGCCGGGGTTCATCGATGCGCATTCGCACGGGGATCTTCAGGTGCTGGAAGGGCGGCGGGAGAAACTCGCGCAAGGGGTCACTGCGGAAGTGGTGGGCAATTGCGGGTTCTCCCCTTATCCGATGGAGGGCGACGGCGCCGGGCTCAGAGAGTTCGCGGGCGGCATTCTGGGCGGCGAGGGCGCGTGGGGCTGGCGGAGCGCGCAGGAGTATCTCGAAGAGGCGGCGCGCCGGGGCAGCGCGCATGTGGTTTCGCTCGCCGGGCATGGCAGTCTGCGCGTGGCCGCGGCAGGGCACCGGCAGGGGGCGCTCACGGCAGGCGAGATGGACCGGCTGGAGGGGCTGCTGGACGACGCCCTGGCGGCGGGTGCGGCGGGCCTCTCCACGGGGCTGATGTACGCGCCCGGATCGAGCGCTCCGTTCGAGGAGCTGGAGCGGCTGTGCCGCATCGTGGCGCGCCGGGGCAAGATCCACGCCACGCACATGCGCGACTATTTCTCGCGCGTCGTGGAGGCGCTCGAAGAACAGATCGAACTGGCGCGCCGCACCGGATGCCGCCTGCAGATCTCGCACCTGCAGATCGCGGGCTCGCGAAACTGGCATCTGCAGGACCGCCTGATGGAGCGCATGGAAAGAGCGCGCGCGGAAGGGATCGACATCGCTTTCGACTGCTACCCCTACACGGCGGGCAGCACCGTGATCACGCAGGCGCTGCCGCAATGGGCTCTGGATGGCGGGCTGCAGGGGCTGATGGCGCGGCTGCGGGACGCGGCGGAGAGAAAAAAGATCGCCGCCGCCGTGCGGCAGTCGATCGAATGGCGCTGGAGCGACATTGTCGTGTCCGCCGCTGTCACCGAACAGGGCCGCCGCGCCGTGGGGCGCAGTCTGGCGGAACTGGCTGAAGAGCGGGCTGAAGACCCGGTCAGCGTCATGCTGGATCTGATCTTCGCCGAGGGCGGGCAGGTGATCATCGTCACGCAAAACCAGTGCGAGGAGAATCTGCGGCGCACAATCACGCATCCTCTCGCCCTGGTGGGCAGCGACGGCTTCTATGTGCGGGGCAAGCCGCATCCGCGGCTGTACGGCACGTTCCCCTTTCTGCTCGGCGCCATCGTGCGGCGCCGCAGGTGGATGAGTCTGGAAGAAGCCGTGCACAGGATCACGCAGGCGCCGGCCGAACGGTTCGGCATGGAGCGGCGCGGCGTGCTGGCCCGGGGCGCTGAGGCCGACGTCACGGTCTTCGATCCCGAGACTACAGACAGCCCGGCCACCTATGAAAGGCCCGAACAGCCGCCCTCCGGGATCCGTTATGTCTTCCGCGGCGGGCGACTGACGTGGAGGGGCGGGGCGGGCTGA
- a CDS encoding aspartate aminotransferase family protein, giving the protein MRRKARPYPLFFRSGSGAWLNDVDGNAYLDYALGWGPNILGNAPPRVAAAIREQARRGLTFGAQHDLEIEVSRRLNELIPCSDLVVYSNSGTEIVQLALRVARAATGRRLFVKFEGHYHGWHDTVLASYHPTLEEIERSAGKPVGAGKGQLPPEQAVVAQWNDEESVRAAFDRHAGQISAVVCEPMLCNSGCIPPEEGFLEFLREISLREGALLIFDEVITGFRLDLHGAQGFYGVIPDLATYAKAVGAGTPLSVLAGRAECMELIARGEVIHAGSLNGNPLSLAAAKASLEELAADGGAVYRKMHQLGNRLRKGLERILRDAGHSVVTCGEGPVFQLLFMNRAPRNYRELLEADEGLSSDFALALLDEGVLVLPDGRWYLSTAHGPEHIEQTLAAAERAAA; this is encoded by the coding sequence GTGCGGCGGAAAGCCCGTCCCTATCCCCTGTTCTTCCGCAGCGGGAGCGGTGCGTGGCTGAACGATGTCGACGGCAACGCCTATCTCGATTACGCGCTGGGATGGGGGCCGAACATTCTGGGAAACGCCCCGCCGCGGGTGGCGGCGGCGATCCGCGAGCAGGCGCGGCGGGGACTGACGTTCGGGGCCCAGCACGACCTGGAAATCGAGGTCTCGCGGCGGCTGAACGAACTGATTCCGTGCTCGGACCTCGTGGTGTACTCTAACAGCGGGACGGAGATCGTGCAGCTGGCCCTGCGGGTGGCGCGGGCGGCGACGGGGCGGCGGCTTTTCGTGAAATTCGAGGGCCATTATCACGGCTGGCACGACACGGTTCTGGCCAGCTACCATCCGACGCTGGAGGAGATTGAACGCAGCGCCGGCAAGCCAGTGGGCGCGGGCAAGGGGCAGCTGCCTCCCGAGCAGGCGGTGGTAGCGCAGTGGAACGACGAGGAGAGCGTGCGCGCGGCGTTCGACAGGCACGCGGGCCAGATTTCGGCGGTGGTGTGCGAGCCGATGCTGTGCAACAGCGGCTGCATTCCTCCCGAGGAGGGCTTTCTCGAGTTTCTCCGCGAAATCAGCCTGCGCGAGGGGGCGCTGCTGATCTTCGACGAGGTGATCACAGGATTCCGGCTGGACCTGCATGGAGCGCAGGGTTTCTACGGAGTGATTCCGGATCTGGCGACATACGCCAAGGCGGTGGGTGCCGGGACTCCGCTCAGCGTGTTGGCAGGCAGGGCGGAGTGCATGGAGCTGATCGCGCGGGGCGAGGTGATCCACGCGGGTTCGCTGAATGGCAATCCGCTGTCGCTGGCGGCGGCGAAGGCATCGCTCGAGGAGCTGGCGGCCGATGGCGGGGCGGTCTACCGGAAGATGCATCAGCTCGGAAACCGGCTGCGGAAGGGGCTGGAGCGCATCCTCCGGGACGCCGGACACTCCGTCGTCACCTGCGGCGAGGGGCCTGTTTTCCAACTGCTCTTCATGAACCGGGCTCCGCGCAACTATCGCGAGCTGCTGGAGGCGGACGAGGGCCTGTCCAGCGATTTCGCGCTGGCGCTGCTCGATGAAGGCGTGCTGGTGCTGCCGGACGGACGGTGGTATCTTTCCACTGCGCATGGGCCGGAGCACATCGAGCAGACGCTGGCGGCAGCGGAACGGGCGGCAGCGTGA
- a CDS encoding IclR family transcriptional regulator, with translation MRKTRRSPAGAGAREKYMVPVVRSTFRILEELARSGPMGLNEVTQRTGVSKSTVFRILTTLNALGYVIRDPDRNYCNSPALRSLIPEEALVAVLRMLALPQMLDLRDRFGETVNLGRLHHDRVTYLEVVPSEFALRLHERPGESVSVHASALGKAILAFMPREFAESLLTSRKLEMFTRHTITDPAKLLEELDEVRRQGFAFDRGESSPLATCVAAPILGSDGVSIAALSISGPTSRFNPENSSPVIDSLILAASAISRQIQQSAGAAEPHGAGSATRAR, from the coding sequence ATGCGGAAGACCAGGCGCTCCCCGGCGGGCGCCGGAGCGCGGGAAAAATACATGGTTCCAGTGGTGCGCAGCACCTTCCGGATTCTGGAAGAGCTGGCCCGCTCAGGTCCCATGGGCCTCAACGAAGTGACCCAGAGGACGGGCGTCTCCAAGTCGACGGTTTTCCGGATCCTCACGACCCTGAATGCACTGGGCTATGTCATCCGGGATCCGGACCGGAATTACTGCAACAGCCCGGCGCTGCGCAGCCTGATTCCCGAGGAGGCGCTTGTGGCCGTGCTGAGGATGCTGGCGTTGCCGCAGATGCTGGATCTGCGCGACCGCTTCGGCGAGACTGTGAATCTGGGGCGGCTCCACCACGACCGCGTGACCTATCTCGAGGTCGTACCGAGCGAATTCGCCCTCCGCCTGCACGAGAGACCCGGGGAAAGCGTCTCCGTCCACGCCAGCGCCCTCGGCAAGGCCATTCTTGCCTTCATGCCCAGGGAGTTCGCCGAGAGCCTCCTCACTTCGCGGAAGCTCGAGATGTTCACCCGGCACACGATCACGGATCCGGCGAAGCTGCTTGAGGAACTCGACGAAGTCCGCCGCCAGGGCTTCGCCTTCGACCGCGGCGAGTCCTCCCCTCTGGCCACCTGCGTCGCCGCGCCGATTCTCGGCTCGGACGGAGTCTCCATCGCCGCCCTCAGCATCTCCGGCCCTACGTCGCGCTTCAACCCGGAGAACTCTTCGCCTGTCATCGACAGTCTGATCCTGGCCGCCAGCGCCATTTCCCGGCAAATCCAGCAATCAGCGGGAGCCGCGGAGCCGCACGGCGCCGGATCCGCAACCAGAGCGCGTTGA
- a CDS encoding radical SAM protein: MSTALALKAQRAPVLLGKRQAEYRLLPAERMLNRCEAGSLMPFHWTVNPYRGCELGCHYCYARYTHEYLEMDGRAFERLIFVKQFRKDLFERELRAVRAGEWIAIGTATDPYQPAERRFGVARAVLEVLARQAGLRVAVTTKSDLAARDAALLARLAERNELRVNFTMTTLDASLARRLEPGAPTPDLRLRALRTLSAAGIETAVFASPVMPGINDGPGELEHLARAAREAGAKHFGAQMLFLREPARSVFFEALRREFPRLAERYSRLYARGSRVDAALREALELRVARIRQAMDFPGRGPAREAAWGQLGLFDAPAAAPEQRAVFRLREAALETLCQIREWRGGSCSAAPARG; the protein is encoded by the coding sequence ATGAGCACCGCGCTGGCCCTGAAAGCGCAACGCGCGCCAGTCCTGCTCGGGAAACGGCAAGCCGAGTACCGCCTGCTGCCCGCGGAGCGCATGCTGAACCGCTGCGAGGCGGGCTCGCTGATGCCGTTCCACTGGACGGTCAACCCCTACCGCGGCTGCGAGCTGGGCTGCCACTACTGCTACGCGCGCTACACGCACGAGTATCTGGAAATGGACGGGCGCGCGTTCGAGCGGCTCATCTTCGTCAAACAATTCCGGAAGGATCTGTTTGAACGGGAACTGCGCGCCGTCCGCGCCGGCGAGTGGATCGCCATCGGCACGGCGACCGATCCTTACCAGCCGGCGGAGCGGCGGTTCGGCGTCGCGCGGGCGGTGCTGGAGGTTCTGGCGCGGCAGGCGGGGCTGCGCGTGGCGGTGACGACGAAGTCCGACCTGGCGGCGCGGGACGCCGCGCTGCTTGCGCGGCTGGCGGAGCGCAACGAACTGCGCGTGAACTTCACGATGACGACGCTGGACGCCAGCCTGGCGCGGCGGCTGGAGCCGGGGGCGCCGACGCCGGATCTGCGGCTGCGGGCGCTGCGGACGCTGTCCGCGGCGGGGATCGAAACGGCGGTTTTTGCGAGCCCGGTGATGCCCGGGATCAACGACGGTCCGGGGGAGCTCGAGCATCTGGCGCGGGCGGCGCGGGAGGCTGGGGCGAAACATTTCGGGGCGCAAATGCTTTTTCTGCGCGAACCGGCGAGGAGCGTTTTTTTCGAGGCGCTGCGGCGGGAGTTTCCGCGGCTGGCGGAGCGCTACAGCCGCCTGTATGCCCGCGGCTCGCGCGTGGACGCCGCGCTGCGGGAGGCGCTGGAGCTGCGGGTGGCGCGCATCCGGCAGGCCATGGATTTTCCCGGCCGCGGGCCCGCACGGGAGGCCGCCTGGGGCCAACTCGGGCTGTTCGACGCTCCGGCAGCCGCCCCGGAGCAGCGCGCCGTGTTCCGGCTGAGGGAAGCCGCACTGGAAACGCTCTGCCAGATCCGGGAATGGCGAGGCGGTTCCTGCTCCGCTGCGCCCGCCCGCGGGTGA